One segment of bacterium DNA contains the following:
- a CDS encoding cytidylate kinase-like family protein, with product MAVITISKQHGAGGKAIALALARELGCELVDKSLIIKVAQQARVGTDRVENFDQEHYSSIDKYLSGIFLANPALYGPGSFDFPMTGSAGLTADQEFFNAQKYLTLTQALIKELYQKGNVVLVGRGGQVLLAGKQDCLHLRLCAPLEYRIRRVMGKAGVSEKEAGEKIHSRDKSRASYIKDHYQRDWNDPGLYHLTINTQLVPVETIITLVKQIINNKP from the coding sequence ATGGCTGTAATAACCATATCCAAACAGCACGGGGCCGGAGGCAAAGCCATCGCCCTGGCCCTGGCCCGCGAATTGGGCTGCGAATTGGTGGACAAATCCCTGATCATCAAAGTGGCCCAGCAGGCCCGGGTGGGAACCGACCGGGTGGAGAATTTTGACCAGGAGCATTACAGCTCCATCGACAAATATTTGAGCGGGATATTTCTGGCCAATCCTGCCCTGTACGGCCCGGGCAGTTTCGATTTTCCCATGACCGGTTCCGCCGGGCTGACGGCCGACCAGGAATTCTTCAACGCCCAAAAATACCTGACCCTGACCCAGGCATTGATCAAAGAGCTTTACCAGAAGGGCAACGTGGTCTTAGTGGGGCGGGGCGGGCAGGTGCTACTGGCCGGCAAGCAGGATTGCCTGCACCTCAGGCTGTGTGCGCCGCTGGAATACAGGATCAGGCGGGTGATGGGAAAGGCCGGAGTAAGCGAGAAGGAAGCCGGGGAGAAGATCCACTCCCGCGACAAGTCCCGGGCCTCCTATATCAAGGACCATTACCAGCGGGATTGGAACGACCCGGGGCTGTATCATCTGACCATCAACACCCAGCTGGTCCCGGTCGAGACCATCATCACGCTGGTCAAGCAAATTATAAACAACAAACCTTAA
- the gap gene encoding type I glyceraldehyde-3-phosphate dehydrogenase, giving the protein MSVKIGINGFGRIGRLVISAMAEQKILGNPLDIVAVVDVSTDAKYFAYQLKYDSVHGKFPGQVATEKSDPSLAEDDVLVVNGHKIKCIMATKDPAQLPWKALGVELVIEATGLFTHSDKASGHLTAGAKKVLITAPGKGEVKTIVLGVNEKEYDPAKHHIVSNASCTTNCLAPVVHVLLKEGIGIETGLMTTIHSYTATQKTVDGPSKKDWRGGRAAAINIIPSTTGAAKAVGEVLPATKGKLTGMSFRVPTADVSVVDLTFRSEKETSIEAIDALLKKASETYLKGYLGYANEEMVSTDFIHDQRSSIYDSLATLENNLKGEKRFFKVVSWYDNEWGYSHRIAELTKLMAEKM; this is encoded by the coding sequence ATGAGTGTAAAAATCGGGATCAACGGGTTCGGCCGGATCGGCCGCCTGGTCATCAGCGCCATGGCGGAACAGAAAATACTGGGCAACCCGCTGGACATAGTGGCAGTGGTTGATGTTTCCACCGACGCCAAATATTTTGCCTACCAGCTGAAGTACGATTCGGTTCATGGAAAGTTCCCCGGCCAGGTGGCCACCGAAAAAAGCGATCCGTCTTTAGCCGAGGATGACGTGCTGGTGGTCAACGGCCACAAGATCAAATGCATCATGGCCACCAAGGATCCCGCCCAGCTGCCCTGGAAGGCTTTGGGGGTGGAGCTGGTGATAGAGGCCACCGGCCTGTTCACCCACTCCGACAAGGCCAGCGGCCATCTGACCGCCGGGGCCAAAAAAGTGCTGATCACCGCCCCCGGCAAGGGAGAGGTCAAGACCATAGTGCTGGGCGTCAATGAAAAAGAATACGATCCGGCCAAGCACCACATCGTTTCCAACGCCTCCTGCACCACCAACTGCCTGGCTCCGGTGGTCCACGTGCTGCTCAAAGAGGGGATCGGCATCGAGACCGGGCTGATGACCACCATCCACTCCTACACCGCCACCCAGAAGACGGTGGACGGGCCGTCCAAGAAGGACTGGCGGGGCGGCCGGGCCGCGGCCATCAACATCATCCCCAGCACCACCGGGGCGGCCAAGGCGGTGGGCGAAGTGCTGCCGGCCACCAAGGGAAAACTGACCGGGATGTCGTTCCGGGTGCCGACCGCGGATGTCTCGGTGGTGGACCTGACCTTCCGCTCCGAGAAGGAGACCTCCATCGAAGCCATAGACGCCCTGCTGAAGAAGGCCTCCGAGACCTATCTTAAGGGTTACCTGGGATACGCCAACGAGGAAATGGTCTCCACCGACTTCATCCACGACCAGAGGTCGTCCATCTACGATTCCCTGGCCACTTTGGAGAACAACCTGAAGGGCGAAAAGCGTTTCTTCAAGGTAGTCAGTTGGTACGACAATGAATGGGGCTATTCGCACCGGATAGCCGAGCTGACCAAACTGATGGCGGAAAAGATGTAG